A portion of the Acidobacteriota bacterium genome contains these proteins:
- a CDS encoding NAD-dependent epimerase/dehydratase family protein, whose translation MPTRILVTGGAGFVGSALALRAREAWPDASVTAFDNLRRRGSELNVARLRNAGVQFVHGDIRTPADLAPLGRDLDLLLECSAEPSVLAGYDGDPSYVIDTNLTGTIHCLELARRSGAAFVFLSTSRVYPIAALNAIATIDTPTRLDIARDQSLPGVSTAGISEDFPLTGTRSIYGATKLASELLIAEYHEAFGLRTIVDRCGVIAGPWQMGKVDQGVFSLWMARHLSGGALTYNGWDGRGRQVRDILHIDDLTDLIVTQVGLIESLSGRLFNAGGGLACSLSLAETTALCEAITGRTLDIAPRPDGRVVDIKLYVTDNSRVTAATGWAPRRTPEQVLRDIHAWMTTHADALRAVAP comes from the coding sequence ATCCCCACGCGCATCCTCGTCACGGGTGGCGCGGGCTTCGTCGGTTCCGCGCTCGCGTTGCGCGCACGCGAGGCGTGGCCGGACGCGTCGGTCACGGCGTTCGACAACCTCAGGCGCCGCGGCAGCGAACTGAACGTCGCACGACTCCGAAACGCCGGCGTGCAGTTCGTCCACGGCGACATTCGCACGCCGGCCGATCTCGCGCCACTCGGTCGAGATCTCGATCTGCTGCTGGAATGCTCCGCTGAACCGTCGGTACTCGCGGGCTACGACGGCGACCCGAGCTACGTGATCGACACGAACCTCACGGGCACCATCCACTGCCTCGAACTGGCACGTCGATCGGGAGCCGCGTTCGTCTTCCTGTCCACGAGCCGCGTCTACCCCATCGCCGCGCTCAACGCCATCGCGACGATCGACACGCCGACACGGCTCGACATCGCGCGCGATCAGTCACTCCCCGGCGTGAGTACGGCGGGCATCAGCGAAGACTTCCCGCTCACGGGCACGCGATCGATCTACGGGGCCACCAAGCTCGCGTCGGAGTTGTTGATCGCGGAGTACCACGAGGCGTTCGGCCTGCGCACCATCGTCGACAGGTGCGGCGTGATCGCCGGCCCGTGGCAGATGGGCAAGGTCGACCAGGGCGTGTTCTCGCTGTGGATGGCGCGTCATCTCTCGGGTGGCGCGCTCACATACAACGGCTGGGACGGGCGCGGGCGCCAGGTGCGCGACATCCTTCACATCGACGACCTCACCGACCTCATCGTCACGCAGGTCGGCTTGATCGAATCGCTCTCCGGACGCCTGTTCAACGCCGGCGGCGGGCTCGCGTGCAGTCTGTCTCTGGCCGAGACCACGGCGCTCTGCGAAGCGATCACCGGAAGAACCCTCGACATCGCGCCGCGTCCCGATGGACGCGTGGTCGACATCAAGCTCTATGTGACCGACAACAGCCGCGTCACGGCAGCGACGGGCTGGGCGCCGCGGCGCACACCAGAGCAGGTGTTGCGCGACATCCACGCGTGGATGACCACGCACGCAGACGCGCTCCGCGCGGTCGCGCCGTGA
- a CDS encoding NAD-dependent epimerase/dehydratase family protein, translating into MAVAVITGSAGLIGSEATDAFVARGFDVVGIDNDMRRSFFGDDASTSWQRAELQRRHGSRYRHHDLDIRDDEAVMRLLGDYGADVAVIVHAAAQPSHDWAAREPLTDFGVNAVGTLHLLEACREHCPDAVFIFTSTNKVYGDTPNRLPLVEQATRWEIDPSHPFANGIDESMSIDQSTHSLFGASKVAADVLVQEYGHYFGMRTGVFRGGCLTGPHHSGTMLHGFLAYLMKCTVTGTPYRVFGYEGKQVRDNIHSADLVSAFMAFTDAPRAGEVYNMGGSRFSHCSMREAIALCQEIAGRDLSWTYEEKARIGDHIWYVSDTSKFRRHYPGWVQRYDARALLQDIHDRNVDRWREAVAP; encoded by the coding sequence ATGGCGGTTGCCGTGATCACCGGCTCGGCCGGACTCATCGGATCGGAAGCGACGGACGCGTTCGTGGCGCGCGGCTTCGACGTGGTCGGCATCGACAACGACATGCGTCGCTCGTTCTTCGGCGACGATGCGTCGACGTCGTGGCAGCGCGCTGAACTGCAGCGCCGCCATGGCAGCCGGTATCGACATCACGATCTCGACATCCGTGACGACGAGGCGGTCATGCGCCTGCTCGGCGACTACGGCGCCGACGTGGCGGTCATCGTCCATGCGGCCGCGCAGCCCTCGCACGACTGGGCCGCACGCGAACCGCTGACAGACTTCGGCGTCAACGCCGTCGGCACGCTGCACTTGCTCGAAGCATGCCGCGAGCACTGCCCCGACGCCGTGTTCATCTTCACGTCCACCAACAAGGTGTATGGCGACACGCCGAACCGCCTGCCGCTCGTCGAGCAGGCCACGCGCTGGGAGATCGACCCCTCGCACCCGTTCGCCAACGGGATCGACGAGTCGATGAGCATCGATCAGTCGACGCACTCGTTGTTCGGCGCATCGAAGGTCGCGGCCGACGTGCTCGTGCAGGAATACGGACACTACTTCGGCATGCGCACGGGCGTGTTCCGCGGCGGCTGCCTCACCGGCCCGCACCACTCGGGGACGATGCTGCACGGGTTCCTCGCGTACCTGATGAAGTGCACGGTGACGGGCACGCCCTACCGCGTGTTCGGGTACGAGGGCAAGCAGGTGCGCGACAACATCCACAGCGCCGATCTCGTGAGCGCGTTCATGGCGTTCACCGACGCGCCTCGCGCAGGTGAGGTCTACAACATGGGCGGCTCGCGGTTCTCCCACTGTTCGATGCGTGAAGCGATCGCGCTGTGTCAGGAGATCGCCGGGCGCGACCTGTCGTGGACGTACGAGGAGAAGGCGCGCATCGGCGATCACATCTGGTATGTGAGCGACACGTCGAAGTTCCGGCGCCACTATCCCGGCTGGGTGCAGCGGTACGACGCGCGCGCGCTGCTGCAGGACATCCACGATCGGAACGTCGATCGCTGGCGCGAAGCGGTCGCGCCCTGA